A genomic stretch from Rhabdothermincola salaria includes:
- a CDS encoding TM0106 family RecB-like putative nuclease, whose protein sequence is MTDDILTPSRISAWLECSHAVTLERRVDNGEMTRPASGVGAFARLVADKGLAHETACLEHYRSVATSLLEIPGRRRGESFERWMARLGDPFVGGHEVTYQVPLAHGGVRGIADFVVRIEDTDGVRFEPVDAKLTRTTAAPAHVLQLCFYAEAIEAHTGVAPRYVHLWLGSGRIESLPVADYAPYWRRMRGHLARLLADSEPADTAAEPCSHCEFCDFAGVCDAEWRAADSLIYVAGISRRDREDLAAGAVTTMSQLAALDPPATPDQTLTRLVGQARLQVAARNLSEGEPPPFAVLRDDPDAPGGWGHGFETLPAPNPGDVIVDFEGHPLWRPDIGLFFLFGVLARDSNGEWAYQARWAHDFEGERELTAWLVEFLTERRAAHPGMHIYHYNHTERSALERLTATHGVGEAALGRLIETGAFVDLLPTVRNGVQIGVESYSLKHVERVTGYIRGHGIDQGAGAVVEYDAYLNSGEPAALERIAAYNRDDVLATLAVRDWLVAQRRPDMQWRVAEFELADAVPALYDRIDQLHRFGPDTPEHLVGDLLGYWRREWLAHLARSLARLEQPPAALHDDPEALSGLVALDRVARLGANGKALDGVAMAFTMDPQPATDFRRGTKVLWSAPDGAPMFSAVDAIAADRGSLELKWSHEHDSSEAPPVSVVRNDWTNPSPKPDALAHFADDLLGNGTVPNRAALALLRRERPRFVAGGGPPGGEFDDDVDEICRWVLELDGTCVAVQGPPGTGKTYRGAHLVHALVDAGRRVGITAFSHAAIANLMAEIVEVFAAHGDSDRLAALVKVPTKPEHSPPGITYVTDNRRCGRDEFNIVAGTTWLFANDIMADAPVDVLVVDEAGQLALADALAATRSARNLVLLGDPLQLPQVAQASHPGGAGRSVLDHVLGDHVTVPADLGVFLHETRRMHPDVCAFISDTIYQGRLVSHPDCSRQTTAAGTGLRWLRADHHGCSTASAAEAEIVRSEIARLMGTPWTDATGTERALSPDDVMVVAPYNDQVRLLKSTLASDPMTAGVPVGTVDRFQGQQAAVVFFTMTASSARDIPRGADFLFSRNRLNVAISRARCLAYLVCTEELLDARAANVEQMRLIATLCSFVEQASTDPR, encoded by the coding sequence GTGACTGACGACATTCTCACTCCCTCCCGGATCAGCGCCTGGCTCGAGTGTTCGCACGCAGTGACGCTCGAGCGCCGAGTCGACAACGGCGAGATGACCCGCCCTGCGAGCGGTGTCGGCGCCTTCGCCCGCCTCGTAGCCGACAAAGGTCTCGCCCATGAAACCGCCTGCCTCGAGCACTACCGCTCAGTGGCAACGTCGTTGCTCGAAATACCTGGGCGGCGCCGCGGCGAGAGTTTCGAGAGGTGGATGGCCCGCCTCGGCGACCCGTTCGTCGGCGGCCACGAAGTCACCTACCAGGTACCGCTCGCCCACGGCGGTGTACGTGGCATTGCGGACTTCGTGGTGCGCATCGAGGACACCGACGGGGTTCGCTTCGAGCCGGTGGACGCCAAGCTGACGCGGACCACCGCAGCGCCGGCCCACGTGCTGCAGCTGTGCTTCTACGCCGAGGCGATCGAGGCTCACACCGGGGTGGCCCCCAGGTACGTGCACCTCTGGCTCGGTTCTGGGCGTATCGAGTCGCTCCCCGTCGCCGACTACGCCCCCTATTGGCGGCGCATGCGCGGCCACCTGGCCCGGCTGCTCGCCGACTCCGAGCCTGCCGACACGGCGGCGGAGCCATGCTCGCACTGCGAGTTCTGTGACTTCGCCGGCGTATGCGACGCCGAGTGGCGGGCGGCCGACTCGCTGATCTACGTCGCCGGGATCTCCCGCCGCGATCGCGAGGACCTGGCCGCCGGCGCAGTGACCACGATGTCGCAGCTCGCTGCCCTCGACCCTCCTGCGACGCCGGACCAGACGCTCACCAGACTGGTCGGACAGGCCCGGCTCCAGGTCGCCGCCCGCAACCTGTCGGAAGGCGAGCCACCCCCGTTCGCCGTGCTTCGTGACGACCCCGATGCCCCGGGCGGGTGGGGTCACGGCTTTGAGACCCTGCCGGCACCCAACCCCGGCGACGTGATCGTGGACTTCGAGGGTCACCCACTCTGGCGACCCGACATCGGGTTGTTCTTCTTGTTCGGTGTACTCGCCCGCGATTCAAACGGCGAGTGGGCATACCAGGCCCGGTGGGCCCACGACTTCGAGGGCGAACGCGAGCTCACCGCCTGGCTCGTGGAGTTCCTCACCGAGCGGCGCGCCGCTCACCCGGGCATGCACATCTACCACTACAACCACACCGAGCGAAGCGCCCTCGAACGGCTCACTGCGACCCACGGCGTGGGCGAGGCGGCCCTTGGGCGGCTGATCGAGACCGGTGCCTTCGTCGACCTCTTGCCGACCGTGCGCAACGGCGTCCAGATCGGCGTCGAGTCCTACAGCCTCAAACATGTCGAGCGGGTCACCGGGTACATCAGGGGCCACGGGATCGACCAGGGCGCCGGCGCCGTCGTCGAATACGACGCCTATCTGAACTCGGGTGAACCGGCGGCGCTGGAGCGCATCGCCGCCTACAACCGCGACGACGTGCTCGCCACCCTGGCTGTGCGCGACTGGCTGGTGGCCCAGCGCCGCCCAGACATGCAGTGGCGGGTCGCCGAGTTTGAACTGGCCGACGCCGTGCCGGCTCTCTACGACCGCATAGACCAGCTGCATCGCTTCGGACCCGACACCCCCGAGCACCTCGTAGGGGACCTGCTCGGCTACTGGCGGCGCGAGTGGCTCGCCCATCTCGCCCGCAGCCTCGCTCGCCTCGAGCAGCCCCCGGCCGCGCTGCACGATGACCCCGAGGCGCTGAGCGGGCTCGTCGCCTTGGATCGCGTCGCCCGGCTGGGAGCGAACGGAAAGGCCCTCGACGGAGTGGCCATGGCGTTCACCATGGACCCCCAGCCAGCAACCGACTTTCGGCGCGGCACCAAGGTGCTCTGGAGCGCACCCGACGGAGCACCGATGTTCTCAGCGGTTGACGCCATCGCCGCCGACCGGGGTTCGCTGGAACTCAAGTGGAGTCACGAGCATGACAGCAGCGAGGCGCCGCCGGTGAGCGTCGTGCGCAACGACTGGACCAACCCGAGCCCCAAGCCCGACGCCCTCGCCCACTTCGCCGACGACCTGCTCGGCAACGGGACTGTTCCCAACCGGGCGGCGCTGGCGCTGCTTCGCCGTGAGCGGCCCCGGTTCGTGGCTGGCGGCGGCCCGCCTGGCGGGGAGTTCGACGACGACGTCGACGAGATCTGCCGCTGGGTGCTGGAGCTCGACGGCACCTGCGTGGCCGTGCAAGGCCCCCCGGGCACCGGCAAGACCTACCGGGGAGCGCACCTCGTTCACGCCCTCGTCGATGCCGGCCGGCGTGTTGGCATCACCGCTTTCAGCCACGCCGCCATCGCCAACCTCATGGCCGAGATCGTCGAGGTCTTCGCCGCTCACGGCGATTCGGATCGGCTGGCGGCACTGGTGAAGGTTCCGACCAAGCCGGAACACAGCCCGCCCGGCATCACCTACGTCACCGACAACCGGCGCTGCGGCCGTGACGAGTTCAACATCGTGGCCGGCACCACCTGGCTCTTCGCGAACGACATCATGGCCGACGCTCCCGTGGACGTCCTCGTCGTCGACGAGGCCGGCCAGCTGGCCCTCGCCGATGCCCTCGCCGCCACCCGATCAGCCCGGAACCTCGTGCTGTTGGGTGATCCCTTGCAGCTGCCACAGGTCGCGCAGGCCAGCCACCCTGGCGGCGCCGGGCGCAGCGTGCTCGACCACGTCCTCGGTGACCACGTCACGGTCCCTGCCGACCTCGGCGTGTTCCTTCATGAGACCCGCCGCATGCACCCTGATGTGTGCGCGTTCATCTCCGACACCATCTACCAGGGCCGCCTCGTGAGCCACCCCGACTGCTCCCGGCAAACGACGGCAGCAGGAACCGGGCTGCGGTGGCTGCGCGCCGATCACCACGGATGCTCCACCGCCTCGGCCGCGGAGGCCGAGATCGTGCGCAGTGAGATTGCCCGTCTGATGGGCACACCGTGGACCGACGCCACCGGTACCGAGCGGGCCCTCAGCCCGGACGACGTCATGGTGGTAGCCCCCTACAACGACCAGGTCCGACTGTTGAAGTCGACTCTCGCTTCGGACCCGATGACGGCCGGGGTTCCCGTCGGGACGGTCGACAGGTTCCAGGGCCAACAGGCTGCCGTGGTGTTCTTCACCATGACCGCCTCCTCGGCCCGTGACATCCCCCGAGGGGCGGACTTCTTGTTCTCCCGCAACCGGCTCAATGTCGCGATCAGTCGGGCTCGTTGTCTCGCGTATCTGGTCTGCACCGAGGAGTTGCTCGACGCTCGGGCGGCGAACGTCGAGCAGATGCGCCTCATCGCCACCCTGTGCTCGTTCGTCGAGCAGGCAAGCACCGACCCCCGCTGA
- a CDS encoding protein-tyrosine phosphatase family protein yields MNNRSPKQFPSRRSVDAAAWHRRPGEVCEWLVVCGDLHHDLERAVAQLADWDGLGVTRIVDVREEWSDEELVASVAPHIAYHHLGTHDAGDRQPDKWWDAGLAVLAERRHGDRLLVHCHMGVNRGPSMAFRLLLADGWRVTEALDAIRAVRPIAAILYADSALVHHVESTGMDSDRAGAAFEELGDWFRDKPIDVAGVISRIRRAA; encoded by the coding sequence ATGAACAACCGGAGCCCCAAGCAGTTCCCCAGCCGCCGCAGCGTCGATGCCGCCGCCTGGCACCGCCGCCCGGGCGAGGTGTGTGAGTGGCTGGTGGTGTGCGGCGACCTACACCACGACCTCGAGCGCGCTGTCGCCCAACTGGCGGACTGGGACGGTCTCGGGGTGACCCGCATCGTCGATGTGCGCGAGGAGTGGAGCGATGAGGAGCTCGTGGCAAGCGTCGCGCCCCACATCGCCTACCACCATCTGGGCACCCATGACGCCGGCGATCGCCAACCCGACAAGTGGTGGGACGCCGGGCTGGCCGTGCTGGCCGAACGCCGTCACGGCGACCGGCTGCTGGTGCACTGCCACATGGGCGTGAATCGCGGCCCCTCGATGGCGTTCCGTCTGCTGCTCGCCGATGGCTGGCGCGTCACCGAAGCCCTCGACGCCATCCGGGCGGTGCGCCCAATCGCCGCCATCCTCTATGCCGACTCGGCTCTGGTCCACCACGTCGAGTCCACCGGAATGGACTCGGATCGTGCGGGCGCAGCGTTCGAGGAGCTCGGCGACTGGTTCCGTGACAAACCCATTGACGTCGCTGGGGTGATCAGCCGGATCCGGCGCGCCGCATGA
- a CDS encoding serine/threonine protein kinase — protein MACFDLDDGSVVTIWPAPDATPLSLHLAAADDVLDAEEAERLAADIADALAHVHAKGMGHGSVSSATAQVLADGHGALRLGHAISDDPGVVMADGGALADLFDQLAEASTTKSLADLAAELRAGTLSCAQAREALVGAAPAPAGPAEVLPSVWDLYTLAGPLTDEPAHTFLARDEGGDVVVKLLEGFDEEDPETWNEYRVLRGLNHECIVRAIGAGVAAEGPYLVTTYLDGPSLREAIDAGLVRSTDRVLSTVLELLGALDVMHPDPNARRQLTSLERSETDMATFRSLRDSSEKGVVHNDIRPENVRLVGGRRPILFDFDLAARPGALVGVVASPYRPEDLPAGEVAVDADLYAVGVMLHELLTGKQPFRTDGAGRRVLAVDESLPPEIASVIRQACAPRQHQRFRTASEFSEALVAAGVGGGLGIEVEPGAAELLSRIDRLWRDKDFDAALDLCPADWDRLRDRLETARDAAARPVDLVLAIEGVELHRVGERLIGPGQTAGASPFEEAVASVYRAVLPDGGYVDFAYACSDDAGEAWIQGLDTLHVPSRLTRLAQGLRASEQEGPDPNAVYLRLRQARLTPDRGPDWSNVFKASLSELDAGAGCDVAAVLMSAGAKAVDSQAVAIGDTGRTRGESCVVYDPDEPGDVPALAYFLTRVIPLYRCVSN, from the coding sequence TTGGCGTGTTTCGACCTCGACGACGGTTCGGTCGTCACGATCTGGCCGGCACCGGACGCGACGCCGCTCAGCCTCCATCTCGCCGCCGCCGACGACGTACTCGACGCTGAGGAGGCCGAGCGCCTCGCCGCTGACATCGCCGATGCGTTGGCCCACGTCCACGCCAAGGGCATGGGCCACGGCTCCGTGTCATCAGCGACGGCCCAGGTGCTCGCCGACGGGCACGGCGCCCTGCGGTTGGGTCACGCGATCAGCGACGACCCCGGCGTCGTCATGGCCGACGGGGGGGCCCTCGCCGACCTGTTCGACCAGTTGGCCGAGGCCTCGACAACGAAGTCCTTGGCCGATCTCGCTGCCGAGCTACGCGCCGGCACGCTTTCCTGCGCCCAGGCCCGAGAGGCACTGGTCGGGGCGGCGCCGGCGCCGGCCGGCCCGGCGGAGGTCCTGCCTTCGGTGTGGGACCTCTACACCCTCGCCGGGCCGCTCACCGACGAACCGGCCCACACCTTCCTCGCACGGGACGAGGGCGGCGACGTCGTGGTCAAGCTCCTCGAAGGCTTCGATGAGGAGGACCCCGAGACCTGGAACGAGTACCGAGTCCTGCGGGGCCTCAACCATGAGTGCATCGTGCGCGCCATCGGCGCCGGCGTCGCCGCCGAGGGCCCCTACCTCGTCACCACCTATCTCGATGGACCAAGCCTCCGCGAGGCGATCGACGCCGGCCTGGTCCGCTCCACCGACCGGGTCCTCAGCACGGTGCTCGAGCTGCTCGGCGCTCTCGACGTGATGCACCCCGACCCCAACGCCCGTCGCCAGCTCACCTCTCTCGAGCGCAGCGAGACCGACATGGCCACGTTCCGGTCCCTGCGCGACTCAAGCGAGAAGGGCGTGGTCCACAACGACATTCGCCCCGAGAACGTGCGCCTCGTCGGCGGCCGGCGTCCGATCCTGTTCGACTTCGATCTGGCCGCCCGGCCCGGTGCCCTCGTCGGCGTGGTCGCCTCCCCCTACCGGCCCGAAGACCTCCCCGCCGGTGAGGTGGCGGTCGATGCTGACCTCTACGCCGTGGGGGTGATGCTCCACGAGTTGCTCACCGGCAAGCAGCCGTTCCGAACCGATGGCGCCGGACGGCGTGTGCTGGCCGTCGACGAGTCCCTGCCTCCCGAGATCGCCAGCGTGATCCGCCAGGCTTGCGCCCCCCGTCAGCACCAACGCTTTCGCACCGCCAGCGAGTTCAGCGAGGCGCTCGTGGCCGCCGGCGTCGGCGGCGGGCTGGGCATCGAAGTCGAACCCGGCGCAGCCGAGCTGCTCAGCCGAATCGACCGATTGTGGCGGGACAAGGACTTCGACGCGGCTCTCGACCTGTGCCCTGCGGACTGGGATCGCCTACGAGATCGCCTCGAGACAGCCCGTGACGCCGCCGCCCGGCCTGTCGACCTGGTCCTGGCCATCGAGGGGGTGGAGTTGCACCGTGTCGGTGAGCGGCTCATCGGGCCGGGGCAGACCGCCGGTGCGAGTCCCTTCGAGGAGGCGGTCGCAAGCGTCTACCGAGCAGTGCTCCCCGACGGCGGCTACGTCGACTTCGCGTACGCCTGCTCCGACGATGCCGGCGAAGCCTGGATCCAGGGACTCGACACACTTCACGTCCCGAGTCGATTGACCCGGCTTGCTCAAGGGTTGCGAGCAAGTGAACAGGAAGGCCCCGATCCGAACGCTGTGTACCTGAGGCTCCGTCAGGCCCGACTCACCCCCGACAGGGGCCCGGATTGGTCCAATGTGTTCAAGGCGTCACTCTCCGAACTGGACGCAGGTGCCGGTTGCGATGTCGCCGCTGTCTTGATGTCCGCCGGAGCGAAGGCGGTCGACTCCCAGGCGGTCGCCATCGGCGACACGGGGAGGACGCGAGGCGAGAGCTGCGTGGTCTACGACCCCGACGAGCCCGGGGACGTCCCGGCGTTGGCCTACTTCCTCACCCGTGTGATCCCCCTCTACCGCTGCGTCAGCAACTAA
- a CDS encoding sigma-70 family RNA polymerase sigma factor, which translates to MDMRPATETAFDPTRTAWRDNTDDAGAPTETDRFSRAVVLCLDWCGTEGLDRHMVDDIADEVGLATTDVPGLVRALRHTGVAVTPGEEPDEPGWSGGGTKRVLKMCPIDLLSARQERQLAVGVREGVQAREALNAGGDVLNPGDRRQLRAVVARGERARDQLVLHNVRLVHSTAAKYRSRAGNTLEIDDLFQEGYFGLRKAVEAFDPSRGFRFSTYAMPWIRQSINRAIDNTARLIRLPVHRADSVRNAIAEERAFERFFHRAPTDPELAERLGIDLEACRQLRALACRPVPVHLPDVDDGYLRTLETGEHLQIDPTIAVDDRAAADWFLARLNEREQTILRRRFGLDTGEAETLDAIGRSMGLTRERIRQIEKAALEQLRALAQSENETEAAPTPCQPGRRRPRRRAQRLVAVVAADQVADEADPDAANTDRSAPPNDEKPIVDDGYRFVPSVDVDAVRPMNPGTEVSDIDLAPAAVFDGTVTEIARRLEVVESLAKTGLITPDERNQTRHHILLAV; encoded by the coding sequence ATGGACATGAGACCTGCCACCGAGACGGCATTCGACCCCACGCGCACCGCATGGCGCGACAACACCGACGATGCCGGCGCTCCTACCGAAACCGATCGGTTCAGCCGGGCCGTTGTGCTCTGCCTTGACTGGTGCGGAACAGAGGGGCTCGACCGCCACATGGTCGACGACATCGCCGACGAGGTCGGTTTGGCGACCACCGACGTCCCCGGGCTGGTCCGGGCTCTGCGCCACACCGGCGTCGCCGTCACCCCTGGCGAGGAGCCCGACGAGCCGGGCTGGAGCGGCGGGGGGACCAAGCGGGTTCTCAAAATGTGCCCAATCGATCTGCTCAGCGCCAGGCAGGAGCGCCAGCTGGCCGTCGGGGTTCGCGAGGGCGTGCAAGCCAGGGAGGCGCTCAACGCTGGCGGGGACGTCCTCAACCCGGGTGACCGGCGCCAGCTCCGGGCGGTCGTCGCCCGCGGGGAACGGGCTCGAGACCAACTGGTCCTGCACAACGTGCGGCTGGTCCACTCCACCGCTGCGAAGTACCGCAGCCGAGCCGGTAACACCCTCGAGATCGACGACCTGTTCCAGGAGGGCTACTTCGGGCTCCGCAAGGCCGTCGAGGCCTTTGACCCCAGCCGGGGCTTCCGGTTCTCCACCTATGCGATGCCCTGGATCCGCCAGTCCATCAACCGGGCGATCGACAACACGGCCCGCCTCATCCGACTCCCAGTCCATCGCGCCGATTCAGTTCGCAACGCCATCGCCGAGGAGCGGGCGTTCGAACGGTTCTTCCATCGGGCGCCCACCGACCCCGAGCTCGCCGAGCGGCTCGGCATCGATCTGGAAGCCTGCCGTCAGTTGCGGGCCTTGGCCTGCCGGCCGGTGCCGGTGCATCTGCCCGATGTCGACGACGGGTACCTCCGAACCCTTGAGACCGGCGAGCATCTGCAGATCGATCCGACCATCGCCGTCGATGACCGGGCCGCTGCCGACTGGTTCTTGGCGAGGTTGAACGAACGAGAGCAGACGATCCTGCGGCGCCGCTTCGGTCTCGACACTGGTGAGGCGGAGACACTCGATGCGATCGGGCGGTCGATGGGCCTCACCCGTGAACGCATCCGCCAGATCGAAAAGGCGGCGCTCGAGCAGTTGCGGGCCCTCGCCCAAAGCGAGAACGAGACCGAGGCGGCACCCACTCCGTGCCAGCCGGGGCGGCGCCGGCCCAGGAGGCGTGCCCAACGCCTCGTTGCGGTGGTGGCCGCCGACCAGGTGGCCGACGAGGCGGACCCGGACGCGGCCAATACGGATCGGTCAGCACCGCCGAACGATGAGAAGCCCATCGTCGACGACGGGTACCGCTTCGTGCCGTCAGTCGATGTCGACGCCGTGCGCCCCATGAATCCCGGCACTGAGGTGTCAGACATCGACCTGGCACCGGCGGCCGTCTTCGACGGCACGGTCACCGAAATCGCCCGGCGGCTGGAGGTCGTCGAGTCGCTAGCAAAGACGGGTCTGATCACTCCCGACGAGCGCAACCAGACTCGCCACCACATCCTGCTCGCCGTCTGA
- a CDS encoding DUF3293 domain-containing protein — protein MKLSEGLDKPTTAAPWQTLRNQFLRTLVRVQASDGNWLSAVDAVAAFGAPLFVITAANPNSKRASNAENARRSAELRDALVAGGAQPRRAVGTSADGRWSEASWAVSGLGRKGARELGREFGQLAVFELTATELRVHGCASSWVETRPLTSETWEPALESDVDLAQAVADLLGIEVNTGKWSEGKEPGWVHEDGVGLDCRCGEHLELFGCERTAKRGGRYRAVALVCPNEQSVLFGRNATPAQKSVVKRRRTYLMARRDADRKRLSERAYWCYVIELADTAGPRSSPLPWLYVGQSALTPDERLAQHRAGIRASKWPRNHAVGLRADLYDQQPVLRSQEEARAYETWWAEVLAVRGWAIKGGH, from the coding sequence GTGAAGCTGTCTGAGGGTCTGGACAAGCCCACCACCGCCGCCCCGTGGCAGACGCTGCGGAACCAGTTCCTGCGCACTCTCGTGCGGGTCCAGGCGTCGGACGGCAACTGGCTGAGTGCGGTCGACGCAGTCGCAGCGTTCGGCGCACCGCTGTTCGTGATCACCGCCGCCAACCCGAACTCCAAGCGGGCGTCCAACGCCGAGAACGCCCGTCGCAGTGCGGAACTGCGCGACGCGCTCGTGGCTGGTGGCGCTCAGCCGCGCCGCGCCGTCGGTACCTCTGCCGACGGTCGATGGTCCGAGGCGTCCTGGGCGGTCAGTGGCCTCGGCCGCAAAGGTGCCAGGGAACTGGGACGCGAGTTCGGCCAGCTGGCCGTCTTCGAGCTGACGGCAACCGAGCTTCGCGTCCATGGGTGCGCGTCGTCGTGGGTCGAGACACGTCCCCTCACCTCCGAGACGTGGGAACCGGCTCTCGAGTCCGACGTCGACCTCGCCCAGGCGGTAGCCGATCTGCTCGGGATCGAGGTCAACACCGGGAAGTGGTCCGAGGGCAAGGAGCCGGGATGGGTCCACGAAGACGGCGTCGGGCTCGACTGCCGGTGCGGCGAACACCTCGAGCTCTTCGGCTGCGAGCGCACCGCCAAGCGAGGCGGTCGATACCGAGCAGTGGCGTTGGTGTGCCCAAACGAGCAGAGCGTGCTGTTCGGTCGCAACGCCACACCGGCGCAGAAGTCGGTGGTGAAGCGACGCCGCACCTATCTCATGGCGCGCCGAGACGCCGACCGCAAACGCCTGAGCGAACGCGCCTACTGGTGCTACGTGATCGAGCTGGCTGATACGGCGGGCCCTCGATCGTCGCCGCTGCCCTGGCTCTACGTGGGGCAGAGCGCGCTGACACCCGACGAGCGCTTGGCCCAGCACCGGGCAGGTATCAGAGCCAGCAAGTGGCCTCGCAACCACGCCGTTGGGCTCCGAGCGGATCTCTACGACCAGCAGCCGGTTCTGCGGTCACAGGAAGAGGCTCGCGCCTACGAGACCTGGTGGGCCGAGGTCCTCGCCGTGCGGGGTTGGGCCATCAAGGGTGGCCACTGA